DNA from Desulfarculus baarsii DSM 2075:
GTCTGGCGGCGGTTTGCCCGGCCGGCGGTCACGCGGCGGTCAAACCCTGGCAGCGCCTGGCCCTGGCCTTGCTGGCCAAGGCCGACGACACGATGCGCTTGGCGGTGAACGAATCGCTGGCCCGCCGTCTGGCCGTGTTGCCCTTCGCCGATCGCCGCGCGCCGGCCACGCTTCAGGCCGCCCAGCGCATCGCCGCCCAGTGGCTGGATCAACGCTCCCGGCGCGAACGAGCCTTGGCCCGCTCGGCGCGGTCGATCCTGGCCACGCCGTTGTGGCGCGATCTGGGCGCGGTCGAAGCGCCGACGTTGTTGATCACCGCCCGTCACGACGCCCTCACGCCCATGGCCGACACCGATCGTTTGGCCGCCGCCCTGGGCGACGCGCGGCGCGAGGTCATTGGCCGCGACCACATGCTGCCCTATTCCCAGCCGCGGGAGCTGGCCGCGGCCCTGGGGCGTTTTTTTGCCGACGCCGCCACTGATTGTGACGTTTGAGCGCCACTTTTGGCCCTTGTTTGACTTTTGGGCCGATCGTTGTATGATCCCAACGTGCCCATAAATTAGGATTGCGCGCCGCGATGTTATCGCGGCGACAGGTTGGAGACGCCTTTGACCTACGAAAAAAAGCAAATGATCTCCGACCTCAAACCACTGTTGGAGCAATCGTCGCTGGAAGCGGTCGGCGCGCTGGTGGCCGATCTGCACCCCGCCGATATCGCCGACATCATCGAATCGCTGACCGAAAACGAAAAGCGCCTGCTCTTCCAGGCCCTGGACGCCCGCACCGCCTCCGAGGTCGTGGTCGAGCTTTCCGATTTCTCCCGCGACCAAGTCCTCGAGGGCATTCATACCCAACGCCTGGCCGACATCGTCGACGACATGCCCTCCGACGAGGCCACCGACTTCATCGCCGAACTGCCCGCCGGCCAGGCCGCCGAGGTCTTGCGGCGCATCGACCTCGAAGACACCGAGGACGTGCGCACGCTGCTGCAATACGACGAGGACAGCGCCGGCGGCATCATGCAGTTGGAGCTGCTCTCGGCGCGGGTCGATCAGACCGTCCAGGACGCCATCGACGCCATCCGCCAGGCCAAGGACGAAGCCGAGGACATCTACAACGTTTTCGTGGTCGACGCCCAAAACCGCCTGATGGGCACCCTGCCCATCTTCAAACTGCTGCTGGAAAAACCCGACGTGGTCATCGAGTCCATCTTCGAACCGTGCCCGTTGATCATCAAGGCCAACGAAGACCAGGAGACGGTGGCGCACAAGTTCCGTCATTACGACCTGGTCAGCGCGCCGGTGGTCGACGACGATGGCCATCTGCTGGGGCGCATCACCATCGACGACGTGATGGAGGTTCTGGAGGAGGAGACCCGCGAGGACTTGCTGCGCATGGCCGGCGCGTCCTCCGAGGAGGACATGTTCTACTCCAACCAGATTTTCCGCATCAGCCGGCTGCGCCTGCCCTGGCTGCTGACCAACATGTTCGGCGGGCTTGTCACCGGCTACATCCTGTGGCTGTTCAAACTTACCGTTCCCGAAGCGGTCACGCTGATGTCGTTCGTGCCGGTGATCATGTCCATGGGCGGCAACGTGGGCATCCAATCGTCGACGATCATGGTGCGCGGCTTCGCCGTGGGCGCGGTCAATCCCAGCAACATATTGAAGATGCTCTTCAAGGAGATCCGCGTGGCCGCGGTCATCGGCTGCACCTGTGGTCTGGCGGTGGGTCTTTTGGCCCAGTTGTGGCATGGCAGTTACAAACTCGGCGTGGTGGTGGGTTTTTCCATGCTGGGGGCGATCATGAGCGCGGCCCTGACCGGCACCATTTTCCCGGCCCTGTTCAAACGCATCGGCGTGGACCCGGCCATCAGCAGCGGGCCTTTCGTCACCACGGCCAACGACATCATCGGCGTGCTGATCTATTTTGGCATCGCGGCCATCTTTTATCGCCTGCTTCTGTGGTGAGCGGCCATGGCCGAGC
Protein-coding regions in this window:
- a CDS encoding alpha/beta fold hydrolase, whose amino-acid sequence is MITPPASARALPAGFKRDSVFAMGLELNMVHSQKGRPPLLFLHGLGGSCEDWYDVMPLLADRRDCLAVDWPGFGWSPKPDLPYGVYYFCRVLDEILPQLGMDRAQLVGHSMGGQVVLHFAATRPAKVERLAAVCPAGGHAAVKPWQRLALALLAKADDTMRLAVNESLARRLAVLPFADRRAPATLQAAQRIAAQWLDQRSRRERALARSARSILATPLWRDLGAVEAPTLLITARHDALTPMADTDRLAAALGDARREVIGRDHMLPYSQPRELAAALGRFFADAATDCDV
- the mgtE gene encoding magnesium transporter; amino-acid sequence: MTYEKKQMISDLKPLLEQSSLEAVGALVADLHPADIADIIESLTENEKRLLFQALDARTASEVVVELSDFSRDQVLEGIHTQRLADIVDDMPSDEATDFIAELPAGQAAEVLRRIDLEDTEDVRTLLQYDEDSAGGIMQLELLSARVDQTVQDAIDAIRQAKDEAEDIYNVFVVDAQNRLMGTLPIFKLLLEKPDVVIESIFEPCPLIIKANEDQETVAHKFRHYDLVSAPVVDDDGHLLGRITIDDVMEVLEEETREDLLRMAGASSEEDMFYSNQIFRISRLRLPWLLTNMFGGLVTGYILWLFKLTVPEAVTLMSFVPVIMSMGGNVGIQSSTIMVRGFAVGAVNPSNILKMLFKEIRVAAVIGCTCGLAVGLLAQLWHGSYKLGVVVGFSMLGAIMSAALTGTIFPALFKRIGVDPAISSGPFVTTANDIIGVLIYFGIAAIFYRLLLW